The window AGAGGGAAGCACAAGGACATCAAATGGCTTTCCTAGGGTGACATGgtgagtcagagaaagaacaagaaagaaagcaaaataatctGTCAGAGATCTGTGCAGAAAGTCTCCCACTTATAACTCAGGTTACACTGGCTCCTTCTAGAATGCCTCATTCTGAGGGGttcattcagtttttttatagCCAGGTGTCTAGCCAGGCCCCTAGAGATCTGGAAATCATGACGGTCAGGCTAAAAGTCAGCAGGCCAAAGGCgtttaaatatactaaaaaaaagcctgaccaggcggtggcgcagtggatagagtgtcggactgggatgcggaagacccaggttcgagaccccgaggtctccaacttgagcgcaggctcatctggttggagcaaaagctcatcagcttggacccaaggtcgctggctcaagcaaggggttattcggtctgctgaatgcccgcaatcaaggcacatatgagaaagcaatcaatgaacagttaaggtgttgcaacacgcaatgaaaaactaatgattgatgcttctcatctctctgtccctgtctatccctctctctgactctctgtctctgtaaaaaaaaaataaaaataaaaataaatatactggaAAAAATCCATACAGGACTGAAAAGAAACTCCTGCCCATTCCCCACATGCTCAGCACCACTGTGGTGGCACTAAAAAGTTTTAGCCATCCTTTCCCAGATTGGGTGgcaagatattaaaataaaatcaacttaTCTGCAGGGCTGGGAATTGGTATCCACCAAAAGCCAGATGATGCTACAGTTATATTTTTCCTGCTCTGGTCCAAGCTGAAGCTTCCGAGCCATCCAGGCAGCGAGATACAGAACACAAGTGTTTCCCAGCACTAATCGCAGTGAGCTTTAAAGACTTTCCTGGTCTGTCGCCTAGCAGCCTACACTCAACCTTTGAGAGCATAGACTATATTTTCCCAGTATTTGTAGTGAGTCTATGTATGACAAGCATTAAATGTGGTACTGAGACATAAATGGCActcaaaaatatctgaaaaaatgaCACCCCAGTCCTCTCCTGGACCCCAAGACTCACTGTGCATGAAAATCCACAACCACTGGTGTCTCACTATTGACAACTCGGTCTTGAAAGTCGGGTCCATCCTGGATGTTAAAGGTTGTTGCACAGACTCTGGTGATGAATAATGACCGGGCTTGGCTGGGTGTTAGAGTCAGGTTACCAGGACTGCATTGTGGGGTCTGCAGAACCCTGGAAGTGAGGGGTGCCCACCGACCtcgagggggcttcctggagatGATGGAAGCCAGGAACCTCCTCAGGAGAAGCCGCTGAGCCATCTGTGAGGGGGAGAGGCAAGGAAGAGCTGCAGCAGACAACAGAGTCAACACACCAGAGCAAGGTATTTAGGAGTACTGGAGGACTCAAGATTCAGGGCTGGAAGAAAAATGCCAGGA is drawn from Saccopteryx leptura isolate mSacLep1 chromosome 1, mSacLep1_pri_phased_curated, whole genome shotgun sequence and contains these coding sequences:
- the TXN2 gene encoding thioredoxin, mitochondrial isoform X1, yielding MAQRLLLRRFLASIISRKPPRGRWAPLTSRVLQTPQCSPGNLTLTPSQARSLFITRVCATTFNIQDGPDFQDRVVNSETPVVVDFHAQWCGPCKILGPRLEKVVAKQHGKVVMAKVDIDDHTDLAIEYEVSAVPTVLAIKNGDVVDKFVGIKDEDQLEAFLKKLIG